The Thioalkalivibrio thiocyanodenitrificans ARhD 1 genome window below encodes:
- a CDS encoding oxygen-binding di-iron domain-containing protein, whose translation MIEQPLISTTSVNPDVDALGTWLPVPGFGVLPVNAFVIRAARPVLVDTGNAALGAAFLRALEQSIDPARLDWIWLTHPDPDHVGNLASVLERAPRARVVTTFLGMAKMGLLGLPVDRIHLLNPGQSLDAGDRRLLAVTPPVFDAPESTGLFDPTTGTLFSADCFGALLPAAAVHAADVDPETLRTGMTGWATVDAPWLHRVDRARFRESLQAVADLQPKAVLSSHLPPAEGMTDTLLDNLAKAPDAAPFIGPDQAALERMMAA comes from the coding sequence ATGATCGAACAACCCTTGATCAGCACCACCTCCGTCAACCCCGACGTGGACGCCCTGGGCACCTGGCTGCCGGTGCCCGGCTTCGGCGTGCTACCCGTCAACGCCTTCGTGATCCGAGCCGCCCGGCCGGTGCTGGTGGACACGGGCAACGCGGCCCTCGGGGCCGCGTTTCTCCGTGCGCTGGAACAATCCATCGACCCGGCGCGGCTCGACTGGATCTGGCTGACCCATCCGGACCCGGACCACGTGGGCAATCTGGCCTCGGTATTGGAGCGGGCACCCCGGGCACGGGTCGTCACGACCTTCCTCGGCATGGCCAAGATGGGCCTCCTGGGGCTGCCGGTGGACCGGATCCACCTGCTCAACCCCGGGCAGTCGCTGGATGCAGGCGACCGCAGACTGCTGGCCGTGACGCCCCCAGTGTTCGATGCGCCGGAATCCACCGGCCTGTTCGATCCGACCACGGGCACGCTGTTCAGCGCCGATTGTTTCGGCGCCCTCCTTCCGGCGGCGGCCGTGCACGCGGCAGACGTGGATCCGGAAACGCTCCGCACGGGCATGACAGGCTGGGCGACAGTCGATGCCCCGTGGTTGCATCGGGTCGATCGCGCCCGGTTCCGGGAGAGCCTGCAGGCCGTGGCCGATCTGCAGCCGAAGGCGGTGCTGAGCAGCCACCTGCCGCCCGCCGAGGGCATGACCGACACGCTGCTGGACAACCTCGCCAAGGCCCCCGACGCGGCGCCGTTTATTGGGCCGGACCAGGCCGCCCTGGAGCGGATGATGGCGGCCTGA
- a CDS encoding TetR/AcrR family transcriptional regulator, translating to MEKRRYTLRKRAEAKEDTRARIVDAIIDVHRELGPRNATVSAVAERAGVQRLTVYRHFPDDASLFEACTSTWLERNPPPDAAFLEGIADPAARTRRGLEALYGYYRRTRRMWAVSYRDMEEVPALQEPMAGFEAGLEDYLQALLRGWGLRGARRARVADTLALALRFHTWEALATRGRDDASKAGLVMEWLAGITGGRSLR from the coding sequence ATGGAGAAACGCAGATACACGCTCAGGAAGCGCGCCGAGGCGAAGGAGGACACGCGGGCGCGCATCGTCGATGCCATCATCGATGTGCACCGGGAACTGGGGCCGCGCAACGCCACCGTGAGCGCCGTCGCCGAGCGGGCGGGTGTGCAGCGGCTGACGGTGTACCGGCATTTCCCGGACGACGCGAGCCTGTTCGAGGCCTGCACGTCGACCTGGCTGGAGCGCAACCCGCCGCCGGACGCGGCATTCCTCGAGGGGATCGCCGATCCGGCCGCGCGCACGCGGCGGGGGCTGGAGGCGCTCTACGGGTATTACCGGAGAACCCGGCGCATGTGGGCGGTCTCCTACCGGGACATGGAGGAAGTACCGGCCCTTCAGGAACCCATGGCCGGTTTCGAGGCCGGGCTGGAAGATTATCTCCAGGCCCTCTTGCGGGGCTGGGGACTGCGCGGCGCGCGCCGCGCCCGCGTGGCGGATACCCTGGCGCTGGCGCTGCGTTTTCACACCTGGGAGGCACTGGCGACACGGGGGCGCGACGATGCGTCCAAGGCCGGGCTGGTGATGGAATGGCTCGCGGGCATCACAGGCGGGCGGTCGTTGCGATGA
- the pgeF gene encoding peptidoglycan editing factor PgeF translates to MDFIIPDWPAPPSIGAASTTRQGGVSVAPFDSFNLAGHVGDAPEAVAANRALLVKSLALPAEPVWLSQMHDTTVVDAGHSEPGVEADASVAFGPDVVCAVMTADCLPVLLCHERGDRVGVVHAGWRGLSTGVLEAAVRALGGGDGLMAWLGPAIGPEAFQVGGEVREAFLDRDPGAAIAFQPDGERWLADLYTLARRRLAARGVTTVYGGGWCTFSDARRFFSYRREPRTGRMASLIWIRR, encoded by the coding sequence ATGGATTTCATCATCCCCGACTGGCCTGCTCCGCCCTCCATCGGCGCCGCTTCCACCACCCGGCAGGGAGGCGTGAGCGTCGCGCCCTTCGACAGCTTCAATCTGGCGGGACACGTGGGTGACGCACCGGAGGCCGTGGCGGCCAACAGGGCGCTCCTCGTGAAATCTCTGGCACTGCCTGCCGAACCCGTCTGGCTCAGCCAGATGCACGACACCACCGTGGTGGATGCGGGGCACAGTGAGCCTGGGGTGGAGGCCGATGCCTCGGTGGCGTTCGGGCCGGATGTCGTGTGTGCGGTGATGACCGCCGACTGCCTGCCGGTCCTGTTGTGCCACGAACGGGGTGACCGGGTGGGGGTGGTTCATGCGGGGTGGCGAGGGCTTTCCACCGGTGTGCTGGAGGCCGCGGTGCGGGCACTGGGTGGCGGTGACGGACTCATGGCGTGGCTGGGGCCGGCTATCGGACCCGAGGCCTTTCAGGTGGGCGGCGAAGTGCGCGAGGCGTTCCTGGATCGTGATCCCGGCGCGGCCATCGCCTTCCAGCCCGACGGCGAACGCTGGCTTGCGGATCTCTACACCCTGGCCCGGCGCAGGCTGGCGGCCCGCGGGGTGACAACGGTCTACGGTGGCGGATGGTGCACGTTCAGCGATGCGCGGCGTTTCTTTTCCTACCGGCGCGAGCCGCGCACCGGCCGCATGGCCAGCCTGATCTGGATCAGGCGGTAA
- a CDS encoding class I SAM-dependent methyltransferase has protein sequence MFADPATHPHAAAERATYDLHENDPADPRYRAFLARLSGPLLQHLRPGMEGLDYGCGPGPALSVMLEEAGMRMALYDPFYAPDMAVLERRYDFVTCTEVVEHFHRPAADWTRLAGLLRPGGRLGVMTRMVPEDRAFHRWHYKNDPTHVAFYSPRVMAWLAGHLGLEIDLMEGDVVLMRRP, from the coding sequence GTGTTTGCCGATCCGGCCACGCATCCGCATGCGGCCGCCGAGCGCGCCACCTACGACCTGCACGAGAACGACCCGGCGGATCCCCGCTACCGGGCCTTTCTTGCGCGTCTGTCCGGGCCGCTGCTGCAGCACCTGCGGCCGGGCATGGAGGGGCTCGATTACGGCTGCGGGCCGGGGCCGGCACTGTCCGTGATGCTGGAAGAGGCGGGCATGCGCATGGCCCTCTACGATCCCTTTTACGCACCGGACATGGCCGTCCTGGAGCGCCGCTATGATTTTGTGACCTGCACGGAAGTGGTGGAGCACTTCCACCGCCCGGCCGCGGACTGGACGCGGTTGGCCGGTCTGCTGCGCCCCGGCGGTCGGCTCGGGGTGATGACCCGCATGGTGCCCGAGGACCGGGCGTTTCATCGGTGGCATTACAAGAACGATCCGACTCATGTGGCTTTCTACAGCCCGCGGGTGATGGCGTGGCTGGCCGGACACCTGGGCCTGGAGATCGACCTGATGGAAGGCGACGTGGTGCTGATGCGCAGGCCCTGA
- a CDS encoding IS256 family transposase, whose amino-acid sequence MQEQEKKELAARLAKGIKTEKDLSDFSAELMKLVVETALGAEMEAHLGYAKHDPAGHHSGNSRNGFSRKTLKGSHGEVEIATPRDRNGSFEPRLVGKGQTRLTQFDDQILALYARGMSTRDIVSAFEQMYGAQVSANLVSRVTEAVIEQVEAWQNRVLDEVYPIVFLDCVVLKVRQDRRMVNKSMYLALGINTEGEKELLGLWLAETEGAKFWLSVLTELQNRGVKEIFIACVDGLSGFPDAIEAAFPHARVQLCMVHMVRNSVRYVSWKERKAVCRDLRQIYHSASAEQAEAQLAAFEAVWGERYPSIGPIWRRHWAQVIPLFDYPPEIRKVTYTTNAIESLNSVIRKATKNRRVFPSDASAMKVVFLAVQSASKRWTRPIQNWKAAMHRFEIEHGERIRATQG is encoded by the coding sequence ATGCAAGAACAAGAGAAGAAGGAGTTGGCGGCGCGCCTGGCCAAGGGGATCAAGACGGAGAAGGATCTCAGTGATTTCAGCGCTGAGCTGATGAAGCTGGTGGTGGAAACCGCGCTGGGCGCGGAGATGGAGGCGCACCTGGGCTATGCCAAGCACGACCCGGCTGGGCACCACAGCGGCAACAGTCGCAACGGATTCAGCCGCAAGACGCTCAAGGGCAGTCACGGGGAGGTCGAGATTGCCACGCCCCGGGATCGCAACGGCAGCTTCGAGCCGCGGCTGGTGGGCAAGGGCCAGACGCGGCTGACACAGTTTGATGATCAGATCCTGGCGCTCTATGCCCGGGGCATGAGCACGCGCGACATTGTCTCGGCCTTTGAGCAGATGTACGGGGCGCAAGTGTCTGCGAACCTGGTCTCGCGGGTCACCGAGGCGGTGATCGAGCAGGTTGAGGCCTGGCAGAACCGGGTGCTCGACGAGGTCTATCCCATTGTTTTTCTGGATTGTGTGGTGCTCAAGGTGCGCCAGGACCGGCGCATGGTGAATAAATCGATGTACCTGGCGCTGGGCATCAACACCGAGGGCGAGAAGGAGTTGCTGGGGCTGTGGCTGGCCGAAACCGAGGGGGCGAAGTTCTGGCTCTCGGTGCTCACCGAGCTTCAGAACCGGGGGGTCAAGGAGATCTTCATCGCCTGCGTGGACGGGCTGAGCGGCTTCCCCGATGCCATCGAGGCGGCCTTCCCCCATGCGCGGGTGCAGCTGTGCATGGTGCACATGGTGAGAAACAGCGTGCGCTACGTCTCCTGGAAGGAGCGCAAGGCGGTGTGCCGGGACCTGCGCCAGATCTACCACAGCGCGAGCGCCGAGCAGGCCGAGGCGCAGCTTGCTGCCTTTGAGGCCGTCTGGGGCGAGCGCTATCCCAGCATTGGGCCGATCTGGCGCCGGCACTGGGCACAGGTGATCCCGCTGTTTGATTATCCGCCCGAGATCCGCAAGGTGACCTACACCACCAACGCCATCGAATCGCTCAACAGCGTCATCCGCAAGGCCACCAAGAACCGGCGTGTCTTCCCCAGCGATGCCTCGGCGATGAAGGTGGTATTCTTGGCCGTGCAGAGCGCCTCAAAGCGCTGGACCCGGCCCATCCAGAACTGGAAGGCCGCCATGCATCGATTCGAAATCGAACATGGCGAGCGAATCCGGGCCACTCAGGGATAG
- a CDS encoding L-serine ammonia-lyase produces the protein MFISVLELFKIGIGPSSSHTMGPMVAAAAFALRAREWLATHGGNAEVSLRCTLKGSLAYTGLGHGTDRAVALGFHGHTPRGVSDQDVDALVQSIWQTRVIPIGGGEAIRFSPGTDIVFDRGEPLPEHPNGMIFELRDRSGEVLLSETSFSIGGGFVSTLEEIHRLVAPLSMESTDACPWGFDSAREMLRMAEQSGLSIAAMKRANELAVMTGTALDEGLDAIWEAMRRCIHTGLAAEGVLPGGLELSRRARALHEQLVDNPNDATVNDWLCAYAMAVNEENAAGHMVVTAPTNGAAGVIPAVLYRFVHDEGGTVDQAREFLLTAAAIGGLIKHRSSISGAEVGCQGEVGSAAAMAAAGLCAVRGGSPKQIENAAEIALEHHLGMTCDPVQGLVQVPCIERNAFGAIKAYSAASLALHGSGEHFMPLDNCIAAMKQTGQEMSSKFKETALGGLAVSITEC, from the coding sequence ATGTTCATCAGCGTGCTCGAACTGTTCAAGATCGGCATCGGGCCGTCCAGTTCCCACACCATGGGGCCCATGGTGGCCGCGGCCGCCTTCGCGCTCCGGGCACGTGAGTGGCTCGCCACGCATGGGGGCAACGCAGAGGTGTCCCTGCGCTGCACCCTCAAGGGCTCACTGGCCTACACGGGGCTGGGGCATGGAACGGACCGGGCCGTGGCGCTGGGTTTCCATGGCCACACCCCCCGGGGCGTGTCGGACCAGGACGTGGATGCCCTGGTGCAGTCGATCTGGCAGACCCGTGTCATTCCGATCGGCGGCGGGGAGGCCATCCGCTTCTCACCCGGGACCGATATCGTCTTCGACCGGGGCGAGCCATTGCCGGAACACCCCAATGGCATGATCTTCGAACTGCGCGATCGATCGGGCGAGGTGCTGCTCTCGGAGACCAGTTTCTCCATCGGCGGCGGATTCGTCAGCACGCTGGAGGAGATTCACCGCCTGGTGGCACCGCTGTCCATGGAGTCGACCGACGCATGCCCCTGGGGATTCGACTCGGCCCGCGAGATGCTGCGCATGGCTGAGCAGAGCGGTCTGTCCATTGCCGCCATGAAGCGCGCCAATGAGTTGGCCGTGATGACCGGGACGGCCCTTGATGAGGGCCTGGACGCCATCTGGGAGGCCATGCGGCGATGTATCCACACGGGCCTGGCGGCGGAAGGGGTCCTGCCCGGCGGGCTGGAGCTTTCCCGGCGCGCAAGGGCACTGCATGAACAGCTCGTGGACAACCCGAACGACGCCACGGTCAACGACTGGCTGTGCGCCTACGCCATGGCGGTGAATGAGGAGAACGCGGCCGGCCACATGGTGGTGACGGCCCCCACGAACGGCGCGGCCGGTGTGATCCCGGCGGTGCTCTACCGTTTCGTGCATGACGAAGGCGGCACCGTCGATCAGGCGCGTGAGTTCCTGCTCACCGCGGCCGCCATCGGGGGTCTGATCAAGCATCGGAGTTCCATCTCCGGCGCGGAGGTGGGTTGCCAGGGGGAGGTGGGCTCGGCCGCCGCCATGGCGGCGGCAGGCCTGTGCGCGGTGCGCGGGGGCAGCCCGAAACAGATCGAGAACGCCGCGGAGATCGCCCTGGAACATCATCTGGGCATGACCTGCGACCCGGTCCAGGGTCTGGTGCAGGTGCCGTGTATCGAGCGCAATGCCTTCGGTGCCATCAAGGCCTACAGCGCCGCGTCACTGGCGCTGCATGGCAGCGGAGAGCATTTCATGCCCCTGGACAACTGCATCGCCGCCATGAAGCAGACCGGTCAGGAGATGTCGTCCAAGTTCAAGGAAACGGCACTGGGCGGTCTGGCCGTGAGCATCACCGAGTGCTGA
- a CDS encoding ATP-grasp domain-containing protein has product MGNSPPDHHRDLDLLNPYARIIVDEALRRGITFRLLDPEAGYFCLTHGGRSIVCLESLSELTSAIAMSLCDDKSATLRLLRRAGLRVPEQVRAGDEEANRAFLERHGRIVVKPLRGEQGAGVSVNIHDADEMDMAVRDARRFADTVLLEEHVDGEDLRILVIGDEVVAAAVRRAPTIVGNGHDDIRTLIKVRSREREQETGGESRIPLDHETERCVHDAGFGLDHVLEAGVELVVRDTYNLHKGATIHDVTHLLHPHIAGMALEAARLIDIPVMGLDLLMPDVRGEDYVIIEANERPGLANHAPRPTAQRFIDLLFPDTVQGP; this is encoded by the coding sequence ATGGGAAACAGCCCACCGGATCACCATCGGGACCTCGATCTCCTCAATCCCTACGCACGCATCATTGTCGATGAGGCGCTTCGGCGCGGCATTACCTTCAGGCTGCTGGATCCGGAGGCCGGGTATTTCTGCCTCACCCACGGCGGACGGTCCATTGTGTGCCTGGAGTCGCTCAGCGAGTTGACAAGCGCCATCGCCATGTCCCTATGCGATGACAAGAGCGCGACACTCCGCCTGCTGCGCAGAGCAGGCCTGCGGGTCCCCGAACAGGTGCGTGCGGGCGATGAGGAGGCCAATCGGGCATTCCTGGAGCGTCACGGACGTATCGTGGTCAAGCCGCTGCGCGGTGAACAGGGTGCCGGGGTGAGTGTGAACATCCACGACGCCGACGAGATGGACATGGCCGTGCGTGATGCGCGCCGCTTCGCCGACACTGTGCTGCTGGAGGAGCATGTGGACGGCGAGGACCTGCGCATTCTTGTGATCGGTGACGAGGTCGTGGCCGCGGCAGTGCGCCGTGCACCAACCATCGTGGGCAACGGCCACGACGATATCCGCACCCTCATCAAGGTCCGCAGCCGGGAACGCGAACAGGAGACTGGGGGTGAGAGCCGCATCCCCCTGGATCACGAAACCGAACGCTGCGTGCACGATGCCGGTTTCGGTCTGGACCATGTGCTGGAGGCCGGCGTGGAACTGGTGGTGCGCGATACCTACAATCTGCACAAGGGCGCTACCATCCACGATGTCACCCACCTGCTGCATCCGCATATCGCCGGCATGGCCCTGGAGGCCGCCCGGCTCATCGACATCCCCGTCATGGGTCTCGACCTGCTCATGCCTGACGTGCGTGGCGAGGACTACGTGATCATCGAGGCCAACGAGCGTCCGGGCCTTGCCAACCACGCACCGCGGCCTACGGCCCAACGCTTTATCGACCTGCTGTTTCCCGATACCGTGCAGGGACCATGA
- a CDS encoding multidrug effflux MFS transporter — protein sequence MMSPRLIVLILSLLLGIQPITTDLYLPALPTMTAELDAPVALGQLTLGAMLLAFGASQLIWGPLSDRFGRRPVLLVGLSLYTLAALASTFADTMMQLVVWRAVQGAAMGASVMCARAIVRDLYTPEVAARVMSKGFSGLGVIACLSAPLGGLLTDAFGWRASLLMLAVFGALTLALLVLRFEETVREPNPRALQPTMLVKIWGHILSRHAFWSFALLAAATYGGLFTFLAASPFVLIEIHGVPRTAYGFWMASMSAAYLFGTFMCRRLLIRFGVRQTVAIGGLFSLAGGTSFGVLALAGVHGIWAIMVPQYLFMLGHGVHQPCGQSGAVAPFPYAAGAASALCGFLMMLAAFAMGLWLGAAMDGTPFPMTNGMWFWGVATAAVAWLLVWRTEEVRLPDEQRVQAPRETGADG from the coding sequence ATGATGTCCCCACGACTGATCGTCCTCATCCTGTCCCTGCTGCTCGGCATCCAGCCGATCACCACCGACCTCTACCTCCCGGCCCTGCCGACCATGACCGCGGAACTGGATGCCCCCGTGGCGCTGGGTCAGCTGACACTGGGCGCGATGCTGCTCGCCTTTGGCGCTTCACAGCTCATCTGGGGGCCGCTGTCGGATCGCTTCGGGCGCCGTCCGGTGCTGCTGGTCGGCCTGTCCCTCTACACCCTGGCCGCCCTGGCCAGCACGTTCGCCGACACGATGATGCAGCTGGTCGTCTGGCGCGCCGTGCAGGGAGCGGCCATGGGGGCGTCGGTGATGTGCGCCCGGGCCATCGTGCGCGACCTGTATACCCCGGAGGTCGCGGCGCGGGTGATGAGCAAGGGTTTCTCCGGGCTGGGGGTCATCGCCTGCCTGAGCGCACCGCTGGGCGGCCTTTTGACCGACGCGTTCGGGTGGCGGGCGAGCCTGCTGATGCTGGCGGTGTTCGGCGCCCTGACCCTGGCGCTGCTGGTGCTGCGCTTCGAGGAGACGGTGCGCGAGCCCAACCCGCGCGCCCTGCAGCCGACCATGCTGGTCAAAATCTGGGGCCACATCCTTTCCAGGCATGCCTTCTGGTCCTTCGCGCTGCTGGCGGCGGCCACCTATGGCGGACTGTTCACCTTCCTGGCGGCATCCCCGTTTGTGCTCATCGAGATCCACGGGGTGCCGCGCACCGCTTACGGCTTCTGGATGGCCTCCATGTCGGCCGCCTACCTGTTCGGCACCTTCATGTGCCGGCGCCTGCTGATCCGGTTCGGCGTCCGGCAGACCGTGGCCATCGGGGGACTGTTCTCGCTGGCAGGCGGCACATCGTTCGGGGTGCTGGCGCTCGCCGGGGTGCATGGGATCTGGGCAATCATGGTGCCGCAGTACCTCTTCATGCTCGGCCACGGCGTGCACCAGCCCTGCGGGCAAAGCGGCGCAGTGGCGCCGTTCCCCTACGCCGCAGGCGCGGCCTCGGCGCTTTGCGGATTCCTGATGATGCTGGCAGCCTTCGCCATGGGCCTGTGGCTGGGCGCGGCGATGGACGGCACGCCCTTTCCGATGACCAACGGCATGTGGTTCTGGGGCGTGGCGACTGCCGCGGTGGCGTGGCTGCTGGTGTGGCGAACCGAGGAGGTGCGTCTGCCCGATGAGCAACGCGTACAGGCACCGCGGGAGACCGGCGCCGACGGATGA
- a CDS encoding DNA-3-methyladenine glycosylase I: MSDSDARCPWCLGFPEYVRYHDEEWGVPSFDERHLFEMLILEGAQAGLSWATILRKRENYRKAFDGFDAERMARYTPERIERLLADPGIVRNRLKVQAAVGNARAVLRLREDGHALADYLWRYVDGRPVIHHFTTLSEVPASTPLSDIMSRDLKKRGFRFVGSTICYAFMQAVGMVNDHLVRCPRHRVLNRGWKRRKG; the protein is encoded by the coding sequence ATGAGCGACAGCGATGCCCGCTGTCCCTGGTGTCTCGGATTTCCCGAATATGTCCGGTATCACGACGAGGAATGGGGTGTGCCGAGCTTCGACGAGCGGCACCTGTTCGAGATGCTGATCCTCGAAGGTGCCCAGGCGGGTCTCTCCTGGGCCACCATCCTCAGAAAGCGTGAAAACTACCGCAAGGCCTTCGATGGTTTCGACGCGGAGCGCATGGCGCGTTACACGCCCGAACGCATCGAGCGCCTGCTGGCCGACCCCGGTATCGTGCGCAACCGCCTCAAGGTGCAGGCCGCCGTGGGCAATGCCCGGGCGGTGCTCCGGCTCAGGGAGGACGGGCACGCGCTGGCGGACTACCTCTGGCGTTACGTGGACGGACGTCCCGTCATCCATCACTTCACCACGCTGTCCGAGGTCCCCGCCTCCACGCCGCTTTCCGACATCATGAGCCGGGACCTGAAGAAGCGCGGCTTCCGCTTTGTCGGCAGCACCATCTGTTACGCCTTCATGCAGGCAGTGGGCATGGTGAACGATCACCTGGTCCGCTGCCCCCGGCACCGCGTGCTGAACCGTGGCTGGAAAAGGCGTAAGGGGTAA
- a CDS encoding DUF488 domain-containing protein, producing the protein MTGRISLRRVHAEPQAEDGLRVLVDRLWPRGLRKADAAVDLWLREIAPSHELRRWFGHDPARWTEFRARYRDELAGRPDRLRELMAHCRRGPVTLLYAARDGDRNNAVVLLEVLREELAEEARVDEPASPVCYAPPDHGHT; encoded by the coding sequence ATGACCGGCCGGATCTCCCTGCGGCGGGTCCATGCCGAACCGCAGGCTGAAGACGGTCTGCGCGTGCTGGTGGACCGGCTCTGGCCGCGCGGCCTGCGCAAGGCCGATGCAGCCGTGGACCTGTGGCTGCGGGAGATCGCGCCGTCCCACGAGCTGCGCCGCTGGTTCGGCCACGATCCGGCACGCTGGACGGAATTCCGTGCCCGCTACCGGGACGAACTGGCCGGCCGGCCGGATCGCCTGCGCGAACTGATGGCGCACTGCCGGCGCGGCCCGGTGACCCTGCTATACGCCGCTCGGGACGGCGACCGCAACAATGCGGTTGTGCTGCTCGAAGTGCTGCGGGAGGAGCTTGCGGAAGAGGCGCGCGTCGATGAACCCGCATCTCCCGTGTGCTATGCCCCGCCGGATCACGGTCACACCTGA